One genomic window of Microbacterium sp. BH-3-3-3 includes the following:
- the aceB gene encoding malate synthase A, translating into MPNPPASAPHLRLERPLDGRDGEILTPAALAFLTELHDRFARRRHDRLAARLRRRFEIGTGDDPHFRADTAHIRDDPSWRVAGAGPGLEDRRVEITGPTDPKMTINALNSGARVWLADQEDATSPTWRNVLGGQLSLFDAIRGQLSFTSAEGKRYEVTAARTPTIVMRPRGWHLPEKHVTFIDRSGRELPASGSLVDYGLYVFHNAHALIAAGRGPYFYLPKIESAEEARLWDDVFTFTEQRLGLAHGTIRATVLIETLPAAFEMEEILFALRDHCAGLNAGRWDYIFSIIKTYRGRGARFVLPGRSDVTMTVPFMRAYTELLVQTCHKRGAYAIGGMSAFIPNRRRPEVTEAAFEKVAADKRREAGDGFDGTWVAHPDLIPVARAEFDAAFGDGSNQLHRLREDVEVEPADLLDLRIGLPITTAGVRGNVSVAIRYIEAWLRGLGAVAIDDLMEDAATAEISRSQIWQWIHQDRVTDDGTAITRSFIEQLVTEVLDDAHRLDGDRFDDAAEVFREVALRAEFPAFLTLPAYAKYLD; encoded by the coding sequence ATGCCGAACCCTCCGGCATCCGCCCCGCACCTGCGCCTCGAGCGGCCCCTCGACGGACGCGACGGCGAGATCCTCACCCCCGCCGCCCTCGCCTTCCTCACCGAGCTGCACGACCGCTTCGCGCGCCGTCGTCACGACAGGCTCGCGGCGCGCCTGCGTCGCCGCTTCGAGATCGGCACGGGCGACGACCCCCACTTCCGCGCCGACACCGCGCACATCCGCGACGACCCGTCGTGGCGCGTGGCCGGGGCGGGACCGGGGCTCGAAGACCGCCGCGTCGAGATCACCGGCCCCACCGACCCGAAGATGACGATCAACGCGCTGAACTCCGGCGCCCGCGTCTGGCTCGCCGACCAGGAGGACGCCACGAGCCCCACCTGGCGGAACGTCCTCGGCGGGCAGCTCTCGCTGTTCGACGCGATCCGCGGACAGCTGTCGTTCACCAGTGCCGAGGGCAAGCGCTACGAGGTCACCGCCGCCCGAACGCCGACGATCGTGATGCGCCCGCGCGGGTGGCACCTGCCCGAGAAGCACGTGACGTTCATCGACCGCTCCGGCCGCGAGCTGCCGGCATCCGGTTCCCTCGTCGACTACGGCCTGTACGTGTTCCACAACGCCCACGCGCTGATCGCCGCGGGCCGGGGACCGTACTTCTACCTGCCGAAGATCGAGTCGGCGGAGGAGGCCCGGCTCTGGGACGACGTGTTCACGTTCACCGAGCAGCGACTGGGCCTCGCGCACGGCACCATCCGCGCCACGGTGCTCATCGAGACCCTGCCGGCGGCGTTCGAGATGGAGGAGATCCTGTTCGCGCTCCGCGACCACTGCGCGGGCCTGAACGCCGGGCGATGGGACTACATCTTCTCGATCATCAAGACCTACCGCGGCCGCGGGGCGCGCTTCGTGCTCCCGGGGCGGAGCGACGTGACCATGACGGTGCCGTTCATGCGCGCCTACACCGAGCTGCTCGTGCAGACCTGCCACAAGCGGGGCGCGTACGCGATCGGCGGCATGAGCGCGTTCATCCCCAACCGGCGTCGCCCCGAGGTGACCGAGGCCGCGTTCGAGAAGGTCGCCGCCGACAAGCGTCGCGAAGCCGGAGACGGCTTCGACGGCACGTGGGTGGCGCACCCCGACCTCATCCCGGTGGCGCGCGCCGAGTTCGACGCCGCGTTCGGCGACGGATCGAATCAGCTGCACCGCCTGCGCGAGGACGTGGAGGTCGAGCCCGCCGATCTGCTCGACCTGCGCATCGGCCTGCCCATCACCACGGCGGGGGTGCGGGGCAACGTCTCGGTGGCCATCCGCTACATCGAGGCGTGGCTGCGGGGCCTCGGGGCCGTCGCGATCGACGACCTCATGGAAGACGCCGCCACCGCCGAGATCTCACGCTCGCAGATCTGGCAGTGGATCCACCAGGACCGCGTGACCGACGACGGCACGGCGATCACCCGGTCGTTCATCGAGCAGCTGGTGACCGAGGTGCTCGACGATGCGCACCGCCTCGACGGCGACCGCTTCGACGACGCCGCCGAGGTGTTCCGCGAGGTGGCGCTGCGGGCGGAGTTCCCGGCGTTCCTCACCCTGCCGGCGTACGCGAAGTACCTCGACTGA
- the aceA gene encoding isocitrate lyase encodes MTIQATPAPQPLRPGDQTETADEIRTAWENDPRWDGIERTFSADDVVRLRGSVREESTLARRGAENLWNLIHTEEYVRALGAYTGGQAVQQVRAGLKAIYLSGWQVAADGNLAGQTYPDQSLYPANSVPAVVRRINNALLRQDQIERAEGEITQDWLAPIVADAEAGFGGPLNAYELAQSLIQAGAAGIHWEDQLASEKKCGHLGGKVLVPIQQHIRTLNAARLAADVAGVSTVIIARTDALAADLLTSDVDPRDAEFLTGERTSEGFYRVRPGLESVIARGLAFAPYADLLWVETGEPDIELARRFAEAIHARYPGKKLAYNCSPSFNWKRHLDDEQIATFQADLAALGYAFQFITLAGFHAVNHSMFDLARGYAERAMSAYVELQEAEFAAEAHGYTATRHQREAGTGYFDVVSTALNPDSATLALAGSTETAQFH; translated from the coding sequence ATGACGATCCAGGCCACCCCCGCCCCGCAGCCCCTGCGCCCCGGCGACCAGACCGAGACCGCCGACGAGATCCGCACCGCGTGGGAGAACGATCCTCGCTGGGACGGCATCGAGCGCACGTTCTCGGCGGACGACGTCGTCCGCCTCCGCGGAAGCGTCCGCGAGGAGTCCACCCTCGCCCGCCGCGGAGCCGAGAACCTCTGGAACCTCATCCACACCGAGGAGTACGTCCGCGCCCTCGGCGCCTACACCGGCGGACAGGCCGTGCAGCAGGTGCGCGCCGGCCTCAAGGCCATCTACCTGTCGGGCTGGCAGGTCGCCGCCGATGGCAACCTCGCGGGCCAGACCTACCCCGACCAGAGCCTCTACCCCGCCAACAGCGTGCCCGCGGTCGTGCGGCGCATCAACAACGCGCTGCTGCGACAGGACCAGATCGAGCGCGCCGAGGGGGAGATCACCCAGGACTGGCTCGCGCCGATCGTCGCCGACGCCGAGGCCGGCTTCGGCGGCCCGCTGAACGCCTACGAGCTCGCGCAGTCGCTGATCCAGGCGGGGGCTGCCGGCATCCACTGGGAGGACCAGCTCGCCAGCGAGAAGAAGTGCGGTCACCTCGGCGGCAAGGTGCTCGTGCCGATCCAGCAGCACATCCGCACCCTGAACGCCGCGCGCCTGGCCGCCGATGTCGCCGGAGTGTCGACCGTGATCATCGCGCGCACCGACGCCCTGGCCGCCGACCTGCTCACCAGCGACGTCGACCCGCGCGACGCGGAGTTCCTCACCGGCGAGCGCACGAGCGAGGGCTTCTACCGGGTGCGACCGGGGCTCGAGTCGGTCATCGCGCGCGGCCTCGCCTTCGCGCCCTACGCCGACCTCCTCTGGGTCGAGACGGGCGAGCCCGACATCGAGCTCGCGCGTCGCTTCGCCGAGGCGATCCACGCCCGCTACCCGGGCAAGAAGCTCGCCTACAACTGCTCGCCGAGCTTCAACTGGAAGCGCCACCTCGACGACGAGCAGATCGCCACGTTCCAGGCCGACCTGGCCGCTCTCGGCTACGCCTTCCAGTTCATCACGCTGGCCGGCTTCCACGCCGTGAACCACTCGATGTTCGACCTCGCCCGCGGCTACGCCGAACGCGCCATGAGCGCGTACGTCGAGCTGCAGGAGGCCGAGTTCGCCGCCGAAGCCCACGGGTACACGGCTACGCGCCATCAGCGCGAAGCCGGGACCGGCTACTTCGACGTCGTCTCCACCGCGCTCAACCCCGACAGCGCCACCCTCGCCCTCGCGGGCTCCACCGAGACCGCCCAGTTCCACTGA
- a CDS encoding XRE family transcriptional regulator → MDTGVSASSTPLPFDDDEVDTLTIGRRIRQLRTARGMTLDDLAAAVGRAPSQMSMIENGRREAKLTLLQAIARALGCTLDQILDAEPLDARAALEISVERAMRGQTFQALGIEPFRVGRSVPDEVLSAMLALRGEIERLREERSATPEEARRANVALRRLMRTQDNHFPDLERTASEMLTAIEHPGGPLTQRGASDIAAHLGFSLHYVPDLPSSTRSIADAKNGRLYLSTTVAKGDPRAAVLQALSSRMLGHGEPTSYDEFLRQRVETNYLTGALLMPEAHVVPALREAKERRTISIEDLRDAYSVSYETAAHRFTNLATVHLGIRVHFLKVHESGTITKAYENDDVNFPTDRLGSIEGQMCCRRWTSRVVFDEDDLFNPYYQYTDTGNGTYWCTARVEQSSEGAHSVSVGVRFDDTRWFRGRDTPNRGVSRHAVETCCRRAPADLEAAWRDKAWPNVRTPRTLLATLPTGAFPGVDTTELYEFLEAHAPRG, encoded by the coding sequence ATGGACACCGGCGTCTCCGCTTCTTCGACACCCCTCCCGTTCGACGATGACGAGGTGGACACCCTCACCATCGGCCGACGCATCCGCCAGCTGCGCACCGCTCGCGGCATGACGCTCGACGACCTGGCCGCCGCGGTCGGCCGCGCCCCGAGCCAGATGTCGATGATCGAGAACGGCCGCCGCGAGGCGAAGCTCACCCTGCTGCAGGCGATCGCGCGGGCGCTCGGGTGCACGCTCGATCAGATCCTGGATGCCGAGCCGCTCGATGCCCGCGCGGCGCTCGAGATCTCGGTCGAGCGCGCGATGCGCGGGCAGACCTTTCAGGCGCTCGGGATCGAGCCGTTCCGTGTCGGCCGGTCGGTGCCCGACGAGGTGCTGTCGGCGATGCTCGCGCTGCGGGGCGAGATCGAGCGGCTCCGCGAGGAGCGCTCCGCGACCCCGGAGGAGGCGCGTCGGGCCAACGTGGCGCTCCGCCGCCTCATGCGCACGCAGGACAACCACTTCCCCGACCTCGAGCGCACGGCATCCGAGATGCTGACGGCGATCGAGCACCCCGGCGGACCCCTCACGCAGCGCGGCGCGAGCGACATCGCCGCGCACCTCGGCTTCTCGCTGCACTACGTGCCCGACCTGCCGTCGTCGACGCGGAGCATCGCGGATGCCAAGAACGGGCGGCTCTACCTCTCGACCACCGTCGCGAAGGGCGACCCGCGGGCGGCGGTGCTGCAGGCACTGTCGAGCCGCATGCTCGGCCACGGCGAGCCGACGAGCTACGACGAGTTCCTCCGCCAGCGCGTCGAGACGAACTACCTCACCGGGGCGCTGCTCATGCCCGAGGCGCACGTCGTACCGGCGCTGCGCGAGGCGAAGGAGCGGCGCACGATCAGCATCGAAGACCTGCGCGACGCCTACTCGGTGTCGTACGAGACCGCCGCGCACCGCTTCACCAACCTCGCGACGGTGCACCTCGGCATCCGGGTGCACTTCTTGAAGGTGCACGAGTCGGGCACGATCACGAAGGCCTACGAGAACGACGACGTGAACTTCCCCACCGACCGGCTGGGCTCGATCGAGGGCCAGATGTGCTGCCGACGGTGGACGAGCCGCGTGGTGTTCGATGAGGACGACCTCTTCAATCCGTACTACCAGTACACCGACACCGGCAACGGGACGTATTGGTGCACCGCGCGCGTGGAGCAGTCGAGCGAGGGCGCGCACTCGGTCAGCGTGGGCGTGCGCTTCGACGACACGCGCTGGTTCCGGGGCCGCGACACCCCCAACCGCGGGGTCTCGCGGCACGCGGTCGAGACGTGCTGCCGCCGCGCGCCCGCCGACCTCGAGGCTGCGTGGCGCGACAAGGCCTGGCCGAACGTGCGCACCCCGCGGACGCTGCTGGCGACCCTGCCGACCGGGGCCTTCCCCGGCGTCGACACGACGGAGTTGTACGAGTTCCTGGAGGCGCACGCGCCGCGGGGGTGA
- a CDS encoding endonuclease domain-containing protein, producing MTAALHGGRAACVTAARHLGLWTLAAEQPIHVWMRGGGHAYAHDECTCRLHWDDAAPGHAFALPSVPRILRQILRCRGVEEFFVSVESALRLGMLTSSGKTWLRSHTNDLARDALDFARSDADSGLESIVRWRLRHRNLPVRTQMHIISVGRVDLLIGDALIVEIDGAGNHEGTANRHRDLRRDAHAAAWGFVSLRFDYALVVHDWPTVERAIMAYVERGLHLAR from the coding sequence GTGACCGCGGCACTCCACGGAGGGCGAGCGGCGTGCGTCACCGCGGCGAGGCACCTCGGGCTGTGGACTCTCGCCGCGGAACAACCGATCCACGTCTGGATGCGCGGAGGAGGCCACGCGTACGCCCACGACGAGTGCACCTGTCGTCTGCACTGGGACGATGCCGCCCCCGGACACGCTTTCGCTCTGCCGTCGGTCCCGCGCATCCTGCGCCAGATCCTGCGGTGCCGGGGAGTCGAGGAGTTCTTCGTCTCAGTGGAGTCCGCCCTCCGCCTCGGCATGCTGACGTCGTCGGGGAAGACGTGGCTGCGGAGCCACACGAACGACCTCGCGCGCGACGCGCTCGACTTCGCGCGGTCCGACGCCGACAGCGGCCTCGAGTCGATCGTCCGGTGGCGACTGCGGCACAGAAACCTTCCGGTGCGCACTCAGATGCACATCATCTCGGTCGGCCGCGTCGACCTGCTCATCGGCGACGCCCTCATCGTCGAGATCGACGGAGCGGGTAACCACGAGGGCACCGCGAACAGGCACCGCGACCTGCGGCGCGACGCTCATGCGGCCGCGTGGGGCTTCGTCTCCCTGCGGTTCGACTACGCCCTCGTGGTCCACGACTGGCCCACGGTGGAACGGGCGATCATGGCCTACGTGGAACGCGGCCTCCACCTGGCCCGCTGA
- a CDS encoding amino acid deaminase translates to MTSSPALDTAAALGALDPSSAISSLPWLAASLADDAAAGRFAAWGRSTVVDENVGEAVLSRALFDELHGRAGLEASWPVGNAGLLHVYGYLLSTTPTPYGLKRERWLTDDLALACGLSRGAFSPWAGSGTLLSRVTAAAASLLSRADAIDEAVEGRSTRIALGDPLPDGAAALAYAVDGLIVTMFPVADPAALRSGLGAPRLRWNAA, encoded by the coding sequence GTGACCTCCTCCCCCGCTCTCGACACCGCCGCGGCGCTCGGTGCCCTCGACCCCTCGTCGGCGATCTCGTCTCTGCCGTGGCTCGCGGCATCCCTCGCCGACGACGCCGCCGCGGGCCGGTTCGCCGCATGGGGCCGCTCGACGGTGGTCGACGAGAACGTCGGGGAGGCGGTGCTCTCCCGGGCGCTGTTCGACGAGCTGCACGGGCGGGCGGGGCTCGAGGCCTCGTGGCCCGTGGGCAACGCCGGCCTGCTGCACGTCTACGGCTACCTGCTGTCGACCACGCCCACCCCCTACGGCCTCAAGCGCGAGCGGTGGCTCACCGACGACCTGGCTCTCGCCTGCGGACTGTCCCGCGGGGCTTTCTCGCCCTGGGCGGGGTCGGGCACCCTGCTCTCACGCGTCACCGCCGCCGCGGCATCCCTCCTCTCCCGCGCCGACGCGATCGACGAGGCCGTCGAGGGCCGCTCGACCCGCATCGCCCTCGGCGACCCGCTCCCCGACGGCGCCGCCGCCCTGGCCTACGCGGTCGACGGTCTCATCGTCACGATGTTCCCCGTCGCCGACCCCGCCGCCCTGCGGTCGGGACTCGGCGCCCCGCGGCTGCGCTGGAACGCCGCCTGA
- a CDS encoding HAD family hydrolase yields the protein MPRPVLIFDFDGTVALGDGPLLAYARAVAVHTASAAEFVSTVSAHLAAPSADVIDGYDAVRRLALDAGVDDAALASAYSTSRAQLAGPDAPVSTAADLAGFLAEVDAERLLVTNAPATRLDDALAAVGLNGLFDRIVTDAAKPAGLELLLDQLAAGTPVLAIGDVWRNDLAPAHARGLATALVGGYADPAADPTFRADTLDELLPALAGWVGAAHVDAPPADHLPSHA from the coding sequence GTGCCCCGCCCCGTCCTCATCTTCGACTTCGACGGTACCGTCGCCCTCGGCGACGGCCCCCTGTTGGCCTACGCCCGCGCGGTCGCCGTGCACACGGCATCCGCCGCCGAATTCGTCTCCACCGTCTCGGCCCACCTCGCCGCGCCCTCGGCCGACGTCATCGACGGGTACGACGCGGTCCGACGCCTCGCACTCGACGCGGGGGTCGACGACGCCGCGCTGGCCTCGGCCTACTCGACGAGCCGCGCCCAACTGGCGGGCCCCGATGCGCCCGTGTCGACCGCCGCCGATCTGGCCGGGTTCCTCGCCGAGGTGGATGCCGAGCGCCTGCTCGTCACGAACGCCCCGGCGACGCGACTCGACGACGCGCTGGCCGCCGTGGGCCTCAACGGCCTGTTCGACCGCATCGTCACGGACGCCGCGAAGCCCGCCGGTCTCGAACTGCTTCTCGATCAGCTCGCCGCCGGCACCCCGGTCCTCGCCATCGGTGACGTCTGGCGCAACGACCTCGCCCCCGCCCACGCCCGCGGTCTCGCCACCGCCCTGGTCGGCGGCTACGCCGATCCGGCCGCGGACCCCACCTTCCGTGCCGACACCCTCGACGAGCTGCTGCCCGCGCTCGCCGGGTGGGTCGGCGCCGCCCACGTCGACGCTCCCCCCGCCGATCACCTCCCCTCCCACGCCTGA
- the phnD gene encoding phosphate/phosphite/phosphonate ABC transporter substrate-binding protein, which translates to MNTRRIRLAAAFATAALASIALAGCSGTAGAASEPAADPSSLVLALVPSQDQANLVDTAKPLTDMLTEKLGIPVSGVVSKDYQAAVEAMGAGQAQIGFLPSLQLWQANDRYGASVVLQTERNGNITYPGQFMTNDPDKYCDTPVIERDGMSFCNGADALQGPAGLDSITKIAGAKVAVLGPGSPAGYIYPMLALKEAGVDIDSGFQQVPVTANDASVLAVYNGDAEVGFSFWDARTLVKKDKPDVGQKVVVFGLTAEIPNDGVAVSKDLSPELQQKISSALAEYSTTDEGSAALKAVYSITKLAPADPASLDVVARAAQQLGLQ; encoded by the coding sequence ATGAACACTCGTCGCATCCGTCTCGCCGCGGCCTTCGCCACCGCCGCTCTCGCCTCGATCGCCCTGGCCGGCTGCTCCGGTACCGCGGGCGCCGCCTCCGAACCCGCCGCCGACCCCAGCTCGTTGGTGCTCGCCCTCGTCCCCTCGCAGGACCAGGCCAACCTCGTCGACACCGCGAAGCCCCTCACCGACATGCTCACCGAGAAGCTCGGCATCCCGGTCAGCGGCGTCGTGTCGAAGGACTACCAGGCCGCCGTCGAGGCGATGGGAGCGGGGCAGGCCCAGATCGGCTTCCTGCCCTCGCTGCAGCTGTGGCAGGCGAACGACCGATACGGTGCCTCGGTCGTGCTGCAGACCGAGCGCAACGGCAACATCACCTACCCGGGCCAGTTCATGACGAACGACCCCGACAAGTACTGCGACACCCCCGTGATCGAGCGCGACGGCATGTCGTTCTGCAACGGCGCCGACGCACTGCAGGGACCCGCCGGTCTCGACAGCATCACCAAGATCGCCGGAGCCAAGGTCGCCGTCCTCGGCCCGGGCTCGCCCGCCGGCTACATCTACCCGATGCTCGCGCTGAAAGAGGCCGGTGTCGACATCGACAGCGGCTTCCAGCAGGTGCCCGTCACGGCCAACGACGCCTCGGTGCTCGCGGTCTACAACGGCGACGCCGAGGTCGGGTTCAGCTTCTGGGACGCCCGCACCCTGGTGAAGAAGGACAAGCCCGACGTGGGCCAGAAGGTCGTCGTCTTCGGCCTCACCGCCGAGATCCCCAACGACGGCGTAGCCGTCTCGAAGGACCTCTCGCCCGAGCTGCAGCAGAAGATCTCGTCGGCGCTCGCCGAGTACTCCACCACCGACGAGGGCTCGGCGGCTCTGAAGGCCGTCTACTCGATCACCAAGCTCGCTCCGGCAGACCCCGCCTCGCTCGACGTCGTCGCCCGCGCCGCTCAGCAGCTCGGACTCCAGTGA
- the phnC gene encoding phosphonate ABC transporter ATP-binding protein, which produces MTTGSLTPGVEAQASAPWGIRLDGVSVRYPNGTMGLRDVSVDIAPGELIAVVGLSGSGKSTLIRTINGLVPATSGVVEVGGRRVDGASGRRLRELRGHIGMVFQSFNLAGRTSVLNNVLVGRLAHTPLWRTLLGAYREDDRRLAFEALDRVGLLPKVWDRASALSGGQQQRVAIARALTQQPRIVLADEPVASLDPPTARGVMDDLRRINVDLGITVLVNLHLLDLAREYGTRMIGMRAGEIVYDGPAASATDADFAQIYGRSVTAADRLER; this is translated from the coding sequence GTGACGACCGGTTCGCTCACCCCGGGCGTCGAGGCGCAGGCCTCGGCGCCCTGGGGCATCCGTCTCGACGGCGTCTCGGTGCGCTACCCCAACGGCACCATGGGGCTGCGCGACGTGAGCGTCGACATCGCGCCCGGTGAGCTCATCGCCGTCGTGGGTCTCTCGGGCTCGGGCAAGTCCACGCTCATCCGCACGATCAACGGTCTGGTGCCCGCGACCTCCGGCGTCGTCGAGGTCGGCGGTCGCCGCGTCGACGGGGCCTCCGGTCGGCGCCTGCGCGAACTCCGTGGGCACATCGGCATGGTGTTCCAGAGCTTCAACCTCGCCGGGCGCACGAGCGTGCTCAACAACGTGCTGGTCGGGCGCCTCGCGCACACCCCGCTGTGGCGCACGCTCCTCGGCGCGTATCGCGAAGACGACCGACGCCTCGCCTTCGAGGCCCTCGACCGGGTCGGCCTGCTGCCCAAGGTGTGGGACCGCGCCTCGGCGCTGTCGGGCGGCCAGCAGCAGCGCGTCGCGATCGCCCGCGCGCTCACCCAGCAGCCCCGCATCGTGCTCGCCGACGAACCGGTCGCGAGCCTCGACCCGCCCACGGCCCGCGGCGTCATGGACGACCTGCGTCGCATCAACGTCGACCTCGGCATCACGGTGCTGGTCAACCTGCACCTGCTCGACCTCGCCCGCGAGTACGGCACGCGCATGATCGGCATGCGCGCCGGGGAGATCGTCTACGACGGGCCGGCGGCATCCGCCACCGACGCCGATTTCGCCCAGATCTACGGTCGCTCGGTGACCGCCGCCGACAGGCTCGAGCGATGA
- the phnE gene encoding phosphonate ABC transporter, permease protein PhnE, translating to MTAWSVPTRPKGRWMPWTAAGVVVAVTVFMCLPVVGVGLDVGAIARNWQQGALRVGELLTPDWSFFPRTVGPILETLQMAVIGTAVGAAVSLPLSFWAARPTNPTGWTRSLVRGILNVIRAVPELVYAAVLVAMVGVGALPGILALVLFNVGIIVKLVSESIDASDIGPLEAGRAAGATQTQINRAIALADTWPAFVSQTLYVFELNVRASTVLGLVGAGGIGLLIDAVRTFYRYDQLSLVIVEILVIVVVLDAVSDAIRRRLV from the coding sequence ATGACGGCGTGGAGCGTCCCCACCCGCCCGAAGGGCCGATGGATGCCGTGGACCGCCGCGGGCGTCGTCGTCGCGGTGACCGTCTTCATGTGCCTGCCGGTGGTCGGGGTGGGCCTCGACGTCGGGGCCATCGCCCGCAACTGGCAGCAGGGTGCTCTGCGGGTGGGCGAACTGCTCACGCCCGACTGGTCGTTCTTCCCGCGGACGGTCGGCCCCATCCTCGAGACGCTGCAGATGGCCGTCATCGGCACGGCGGTCGGGGCCGCGGTGTCGCTGCCCCTGAGCTTCTGGGCCGCTCGACCCACCAACCCCACGGGGTGGACGCGGTCGCTGGTGCGCGGCATCCTGAACGTCATCCGCGCCGTGCCGGAGCTCGTGTACGCCGCCGTGCTCGTCGCGATGGTCGGAGTCGGGGCTCTTCCCGGCATCCTGGCGCTGGTGCTGTTCAACGTCGGCATCATCGTCAAGCTCGTGTCGGAGTCGATCGATGCGAGCGACATCGGCCCGCTCGAGGCGGGACGGGCCGCGGGGGCGACGCAGACGCAGATCAACCGCGCGATCGCCCTGGCCGACACCTGGCCCGCGTTCGTGTCGCAGACGCTCTACGTCTTCGAGCTCAACGTCCGCGCCTCCACCGTGCTGGGCCTGGTCGGCGCGGGCGGCATCGGCCTGCTCATCGACGCCGTGCGCACCTTCTACCGCTACGACCAGCTGTCGCTCGTCATCGTCGAGATCCTCGTGATCGTCGTCGTGCTCGACGCCGTCAGCGACGCGATCCGCCGGAGACTCGTATGA
- the phnE gene encoding phosphonate ABC transporter, permease protein PhnE, which yields MTALAPARPAALDLPPRRRRPLRTLSWLVVGVIVVAAFWSADITWSRLGELPAEIARYLGLMFVSPNWAKLPEALWQTWRSVEMAWIGTVLGILIATPLSLISARGFGPAPVRAVLRFVFSLVRAVPELVFAIIILSVTGLTPLTGALALAIGGVGTLGKWGYEAVENVAPGPIEAARAAGGSTAQVLRWGVWPQAAPTFLSFWLYRFEINVRASAVLGLIGVGGIGDMLTSYTQYREWSTVGMLLIVVVIVTVAIDAVSARIRRRIMEGPRVRS from the coding sequence ATGACCGCCCTCGCCCCCGCCCGCCCCGCGGCCCTCGACCTACCGCCCCGCCGTCGGCGGCCCCTGCGCACCCTGTCGTGGCTGGTGGTCGGCGTCATCGTCGTCGCCGCGTTCTGGTCCGCCGACATCACCTGGTCGCGGCTCGGTGAACTGCCCGCCGAGATCGCGCGCTACCTCGGCCTCATGTTCGTCTCGCCGAACTGGGCCAAGCTCCCCGAGGCCCTCTGGCAGACCTGGCGCAGCGTCGAGATGGCGTGGATCGGCACCGTCCTCGGCATCCTGATCGCGACGCCGCTGTCGCTGATCTCGGCGCGCGGTTTCGGTCCGGCGCCGGTGCGCGCCGTGCTGCGCTTCGTCTTCTCGCTCGTGCGGGCCGTCCCCGAGCTCGTCTTCGCGATCATCATCCTCTCGGTCACGGGTCTCACCCCTCTCACCGGCGCTCTCGCCCTCGCGATCGGCGGGGTCGGAACCCTGGGCAAGTGGGGCTACGAAGCCGTCGAGAACGTCGCCCCGGGGCCGATCGAGGCCGCCCGCGCGGCGGGGGGATCCACCGCGCAGGTGCTGCGGTGGGGTGTGTGGCCCCAGGCTGCTCCCACCTTCCTGTCCTTCTGGCTCTACCGCTTCGAGATCAACGTGCGCGCTTCGGCCGTGCTCGGGCTCATCGGAGTGGGCGGCATCGGCGACATGCTCACCTCGTACACCCAGTACCGTGAGTGGTCGACGGTCGGCATGCTCCTGATCGTCGTGGTCATCGTCACCGTCGCGATCGACGCGGTCTCGGCCCGCATTCGCCGCCGCATCATGGAGGGTCCTCGTGTCCGCAGCTGA